The region CGGTCAGTGTCTGATCAGCACACAGCGAAAACACACTCCGCAGCTCCGGCGATGCCATGATTCACTCGACAAAACAAACCACCATCACCTAAATACACGGATAAAATAGGAAGAAAGGTGGCACGTCCTgacagcaagagagagagagttttggGAATGACAGAACAAATACTGTGAGTGACCTTTAGTCATCATTACACTAAACATCCGAAGAATCGGGACTGCTGATAAAACCAAAGCAATGTCCATGTTTTCTCTCAATTTGACAGCTGTAAAGCCTGATTCAGCACTTGCAGTAGGCGAAATATAACACTCCGCTGCTGTCTCTACAATTCAGCTAAATTAACTATAACTGGGAGCAAAGTGAATGCATATTTACCTTTTTGGCAAAAACATAAGTCCCGTAAGACGTGACTTTATATATTCAGTCCGAATAAGCTGACATGAATCATTTTACATTACACACGTGTTTGTGCTCTACGGTGGCCGAAGAGTGTCATAAAACTAGAGCGCGAACTTCCACTAAGAAGTTCAAACTCAGTGCATTAAAATGGTTCAACTGATTTCAGGATGCTTGATGCCAAGGACCACCAAAAATGCTCATATCCTTGTGATTGTATCAGTTTTCTTAAAATATCAAGGTAGCAATATATTTTCATGTAAATAACTGTTAAATAACTAAGAAAAATTATGTGAATTATTTTCCaaaagaaataattaaatactacctgtaaaatatttatttttattaattttttagtgTATCATGCTCGATTAATTTTTCATATGTATTTGCATATGGTTCATCGGACAAAGaaaatttttacataaataaatgttccaCAGTCTTCTAATCATACCAGTTTGGATCAACATGagcatgagtaaatgatgacagataaATGgaccatttttatgttttattcaatactgcagtatttataataaatgatttatcatgcacattattattatttttggtgccctcataatctttaatcaaaataacatccCCTCGCTCTTGTATCTCTTCTatcaaaccacaaccatccaatcagttcctgatggacaaaatctaACCCACCCTACATATTTtcagtttcactcagatatacatcacaatagaaaagaaaagactatcacaacttctgtttcatgttgattttaattattattatttttttttttaacggtCTTCCTGAAGGTGTCTCCAGGCTAAATTGGAAAACTTCAACACATCTGTTTGAATTGATCATTGCCAGAGGACAATCTTCTGAATTATGAATCATTACACTTCTTTTCAGCAATGACCTCCAATGAACCTTTTTTCTCTTAGAAATAAAAGTTAGAAATAACAAAATACATGATGGAAAAAGTCACTATAgttttacatgtttattgcagcttaattttagtaaatataaaaaaaataaatgttgcttttttgaTGTTGTGTTCACTTTCGTGCTCTTCTTTTTTTCACTGGCTTTTCAGTAGACTTACTCTGGCTGGATGTGCCTGGTTTAACTAGATTATCACCCTGTGAAACTGGAAATTGAGATCAGTTAATCAGAATCCACTTTTATTGCCAAGTACAACAACATGTACAAGGAATTTGCTTTGGCATGCAGGTGCTTTAAAAAGaattaagaaataaaaagaaaattgactatttaaataatacataaataataataaaatatacataggATAAgaatacacaatttaaaaaagttaGTGTAAGCGTGCAGCTTGCAGACTAATTAATGTGTGTAAGCAGTATAGACTGCAGTCTTCTGCCCAAAGGGAAAACCTCAAAAAGTTTAGTCAAAAAGTTAAATATCAACAACATATTATTCTGCCAGTTCAGTACCTGCAAACTCTAAAACTTTGGCTAGAGATTACAACAAGCTGTACCTTCCTCCATGTTTGAAGAAGCTTCCGCCAGTGCTTTCCTCAGCTgctcatgtttgagcttcagattACGCTCCTGCTCCAGCAGACTGCTTTCCTCCTCCTGCAAACTTCTCAGAAGAGCTTGCTTCGACTCCACGGTACTGTAACAAAATGGCTTTGAAGAATCAAATGCATCTATGGACGAGGTCTTTAACCAGATTCTTATTAGATCAAAAACTAATCCAAGCAATAACACAACATATTCTTTTGGAAGGATCAAACTGAACAAGGCGGCTGGTAGATTGGTGTTCCTAGAGGGTCATACCTAGACAAAGTGAGTTCTTCTAACTGACCGGCGAGACTTTTCTTCTCCTGCATGAGAGCGTCCAGTTCAAGCAGTGAATTCCAGAGGCCTTCATCCATCtgcaccatcatcatcatccttcgGTCCATCTCCTCTCTGCTAAAGTAATATTAATAGGAGCTGCTTTATGTCTGCAATGGAAAAGGCGCCTCAAACCCTGATACATGATGTAGCTAAATTATTACTTCATAAatgataatatattattaacttTTAAAGACCAAGTTGTTCTGTActgtattaaacaataaaatgatGGCATCCTATGATTTTCCTACTGCTATGTTTAGGTCATAAATAACTACATGCTGAGTCTTCATTTGAGACGGATAATGATGGTTTAAGTATTAATTACCATTTGTTAACATCTTTGTTTACTTGCTCCACCTCGTCTTTAGTAAGCTGTAGTTCAGTCTTGGCATCCTCGATTTGTTTTAACAAACCCTGACAGCGAAAAAACAAAAAGGGAGTTGTCGAAGTGTGTAGCAGCTGTGGATAAACACACGTGGCCGCGAATCTCACCTGTATTTCTGTATTGTCCTGAAAGGTGATGTTTAAAGAATTTTGTGGGGTCTCCATTACAGCAAAGAAAAACGTTTTCTCGCACACATACCGATTTTAATGGGTTTTGAACCACACCTATATCCCTTTACATCGCAAGAACTGCAATTAAACTGGTAAAGTATGATTGGATGATCAGTCACGTTCAAAGCGGCTGTGAAATACAACATACACGCAAATGACTCCATGTAGCTGGAGTTTATTTTGGATTCTATATGTTTTCTGttcaattaaaacaaaaaagcgTGATATTTTTATGAGACTGGTAAATGAATGGATTATCAGAATGATAGCAACGCAAGAGCTTGAACAATAATTAAAACGTTAACAATGAATATATAAGTTAAGTTTAGCTACTCAATTCTAAGAATGTGGAAAGCATTGTTCTGAACTCTTGTCATTTCCGTCTGAAAGCGGACATTTCGTAGCCCGGATAGCTCAGTCGGTAGAGCATCAGACTTTTAATCTGAGGGTCCAGGGTTCAAGTCCCTGTTCGGGCGGAAACGTTTTATGTGAtggtgtaataaataaaaacacctAAATTATACAATGAAAATGGTAGTTAAGTATGTGTAACAGCATGTGACGATTAAAAACAGcgtaaagaagaaaaacaaacatttggcTGGCCGCTGAGAGTACATATTATGTAACAGGAAGCTGGTGAAGAGTACTTAAATGGCAGGCAGCATGAACCTAGACAGCAAACCTCAGTGCACTCATGGAGTACACACTGGTTAtcatcctcttcttcttcttagcAGGACCATGTTTATCCCTGCCTGCTCAGGTAACTATGAGTCAGTGtatgtgttgtttttattaatcaaaTCCACATATTTTGCATTTATTCTTCAGATTTCCTCTCAATCGAATTTTGGAGCAAGAAGACAAAGGAGAAGCTATGCTGGTAAATtgcttttattatattaattatcattattcattaaacattcaAATCAATTTTAACAGTTACGTTTGaagttacattacattttatctCTTTCCCAGATGATACTGAAGAAAACACTCAAACTGCAATGGACAGGATCATAGATGTAAATGACTATCAAGGTAAAGCTTTTGCAAGTCTATGAAGATGTGaatgtttttactttataataatatctcttcacagtgatgccatagaagaaccatttttacAGAAGAACTAAAGAGCCTTTTTTCCACTATACAGATGAAtttgtgcaatggaaaagttccatggatgttagataaatagatgccaataaagaatcTTTATTCTTCTGCTGTAGGCGTCTTTTCCGTGGATGGCACCAGCCTTAGAGAAGGAGATATAGCCGTATCCGGTAGGAGTCAGAAGAACTGTTTTGCCAGGAGCTGCCTGTGGACCAAATCTGTGAATGGAAATGTGTACATTGCATACTCAATCTCTCATGTGTACAGTAAGCAGGCTTTATCATTTTCATATAGAGAGCCACAGTAGTCACTAACTAAATAAATCTGGTTATTTGGTTTCGATTGTTCCTCTGCACAGGCGAAGAAGAGgtaaagaacattaaaaaaggCATGGAACTCATTGAACAGGACACCTGTGTGCGCTTCGTGCCCAGAACTCACCAGAGGGACTACCTGGACATTCAGCCCAAAACAGGgtatatattttctatttttattagaTACTGCATGATTATTCTGAGTGATTCTCATCATTTTTGATGAACAATACTGTAGGTGCTGGTCATATCTGGGGGCACGTGGTGGTAGACAAACCATTTCTCTACAGACACCCGAATGCACCGGGTCAGGGGTCACCGTCCACGAGTTAATGCACGCCCTGGGCTTTGTGCATGAGCAATCCCGAGCTGACCGGGACAAGTATGTCACCATCATGTGGTCCAA is a window of Megalobrama amblycephala isolate DHTTF-2021 linkage group LG6, ASM1881202v1, whole genome shotgun sequence DNA encoding:
- the si:ch211-167j6.3 gene encoding uncharacterized protein si:ch211-167j6.3, producing METPQNSLNITFQDNTEIQGLLKQIEDAKTELQLTKDEVEQVNKDVNKCREEMDRRMMMMVQMDEGLWNSLLELDALMQEKKSLAGQLEELTLSSTVESKQALLRSLQEEESSLLEQERNLKLKHEQLRKALAEASSNMEEVSQGDNLVKPGTSSQSKSTEKPVKKRRARK
- the LOC125270077 gene encoding hatching enzyme 1.2 isoform X1, whose amino-acid sequence is MEYTLVIILFFFLAGPCLSLPAQISSQSNFGARRQRRSYADDTEENTQTAMDRIIDVNDYQGVFSVDGTSLREGDIAVSGRSQKNCFARSCLWTKSVNGNVYIAYSISHVYSEEEVKNIKKGMELIEQDTCVRFVPRTHQRDYLDIQPKTGCWSYLGARGGRQTISLQTPECTGSGVTVHELMHALGFVHEQSRADRDKYVTIMWSNIWKDRLRNFEKFKTNNLDTPYDYSSIMHFGKYAFSEDGEPTIVPKRNWNVKIGQKFGPSDLDIMKINRLYNCNV
- the LOC125270077 gene encoding high choriolytic enzyme 1 isoform X2 encodes the protein MDRIIDVNDYQGVFSVDGTSLREGDIAVSGRSQKNCFARSCLWTKSVNGNVYIAYSISHVYSEEEVKNIKKGMELIEQDTCVRFVPRTHQRDYLDIQPKTGCWSYLGARGGRQTISLQTPECTGSGVTVHELMHALGFVHEQSRADRDKYVTIMWSNIWKDRLRNFEKFKTNNLDTPYDYSSIMHFGKYAFSEDGEPTIVPKRNWNVKIGQKFGPSDLDIMKINRLYNCNV